TGAGTAAAGTTTTTCAACATTCAGCACAAATATCTAAATATAATTTGCTTCTAATTCTCCAGACGGTTAATCTTCCCTGGTTGAATATTCATCGACGGGAGGATGTTTTGCACGATCGTGCAGATCAGGCACATTTCGCCCCGCGCGAGGCTGTCAGCAGCCGCAGGCGACTGTGGTGGGCGCTGGTAATCAATCTGATATTTCTGGTCGTGGAAGTCGTCGGGGGACTTATCTCCGGCAGTCTGGCTCTGCTGGCCGACGCCGGCCATATGCTGACCGACGTCCTGGCCCTGGGCGTTGCGATTACGGCCAGCCATCTCGCCAGCCTCCCCGCCACGCCCGAACGGACTTTCGGCCTGGTGCGTGCCGAGGTGGTCGGGGCGTTCATCAACGGCGCTTCACTGGTGGTGATAGTGGTGCTGATCCTGATCGAGAGCTGGCGGCGGATGGGCGACCCGGTGGAAATCGACGGGCCGTTGATGCTGGCGGTGGCTGTCGCCGGGCTGGCGGCCAATCTGTTCAGCACACTTCTGCTTTACCGCGGAAGGCACGAGAACCTGAACGTGAGCGGCGCGTTCCTGCACATGCTGGGCGACACCCTGGGCAGCGTCGGGGCGATCCTGGCGGCGGTGGTTATCTGGACCACCGGCTGGGTATATATCGATCTCCTGGCCAGTCTGGCGCTGGGAGCGATTATCCTCTGGGGCAGTATCGGCCTGCTCAAAAAGACGCTGAATATCATCCTCAATGCAACCCCCGAGCATCTCGAATACGCCCAGGTCAAGTCGGCGCTCACGGGTATGGAGCATTTCGCCGGGGTCCACGACCTCCACATCTGGACCCTGACCACCGGATACACGATCCTGAGCGCCCATGTCTGCCTGGAGAAAAGCTGCGCCGGCAGCGGCTGCTGGCATCAGTGCCTGCTCGATGCGCGCAGGATGCTGGCCGACAGGTTCGGGATCGAGCATGCAACGCTTCAGCTCGAACCTCCTGAATTCCACCGGCAGGAACGCTCGCTCCACCACTGATTCATCACGATTTGTTACGGTTGGCTTGCCATCGTCTCCGCTGCCGCATTCGCTAGCTTCCGAACAGGATAAAACGGATGTGCGGCCTTTTACACAGGCCTGGGACTGGCCGTCCGAACGATCAATCCGCGGCTTCACCGAACAGGTTGCGGATAGCGGCGCGCAGCTTCACGCGCAGGATTTTGTAGGAAAAATAGCGCTTGGCCAGATCGTAATTATGCTCCACCATCTTCTCTCTCATATTCTGATCGCTGAGAACCTTACGCGTATAGGCCACCGTTTCGTCGGTGATGAAGTCATCGATCTCGATCGTGCGGAAACCCTTGGTGCGAATATCGAAATAATAGACCGAGTAGTTGTTGACCAGCAGCGGTTTCTTGTAATAAAGCGATTCCAGAAACGCGTTGCCGAAACCCTCGAAAGAGGACGGGAACGTGATCAGGTCGGCGTACCGGTAGAGGTCGTGGAGATCGTAGATCTTGCGGCCGTCGGTTGTGCTCCCGCGCTCATGGTTGATTTTATCCGCGGCGAGGATCACGTCCACGTCCAGTGAGCGGGCGTAGGCCAGCACCCGATCCTCGTAGTCATGCCCCTCATCGCCGGAATCATGGCTGATCACGAGCTTTGCTTTTTCGCCCAGCCGGCTGGTCAACTTGATTGCGTGCTCGATCCCTTTGCGCTGGACAATCCTGGTGGGCTGAAGAATGAAGATCTCATCGTCGGCGATTCCGAGTTCAGTGCGGATATTTTCGGCGTACCCGTCGGGCGGCCGCGGCGGTGTCTCATAATCCATCACGTTGGGCACCAGCATCGAGCTGGCTCCTGTGCGCAGGGCGAGCTGGTTGCCGCCGGAACTGTTGATCACCACGTGCTGCATGCCATTCAGGTGCGGTGGGAAAGCCATGTTCAGGTAATCCCAGATCGCGTTGACCAGGAACCGCTTCCGCTCCCAGAAAAAATCATGGTGGTGGGCGATAGTTTTGATGCCGGTTTCGGAAATGATCTCGGTCAGTGCAATCCCCAGCGGAATGTTCAACGGGATAGTCAGGCTGTTTTCGGCGATCAGCAGCTGGATATCGTACTTCTGGATAAAATCGTAAAGTGCGTCCTTGAGCTGCATCTTGATCCGGTGGATTTTCTGAGTCAGGGTCCGCGGCCGACTGCTGACTCCGAAACACTGCTGGTTGATATCCACGATATCCGGGTGCTTGAAGCTTGCCAGCTCGACCAGCATCGAGTTGTCTTCCGATGTATCTATTTCGCCGGCCAGATAGTAACGCTCGAGACCCATCTCCTCGAGCACGCTGCTCCATTTCTGGGTCTCCAGGCTCACGCCGTCCGTGCCGGCGAACCGTGTGGAGACGAAGCCCAC
The nucleotide sequence above comes from Candidatus Glassbacteria bacterium. Encoded proteins:
- a CDS encoding cation transporter, encoding MSKVFQHSAQISKYNLLLILQTVNLPWLNIHRREDVLHDRADQAHFAPREAVSSRRRLWWALVINLIFLVVEVVGGLISGSLALLADAGHMLTDVLALGVAITASHLASLPATPERTFGLVRAEVVGAFINGASLVVIVVLILIESWRRMGDPVEIDGPLMLAVAVAGLAANLFSTLLLYRGRHENLNVSGAFLHMLGDTLGSVGAILAAVVIWTTGWVYIDLLASLALGAIILWGSIGLLKKTLNIILNATPEHLEYAQVKSALTGMEHFAGVHDLHIWTLTTGYTILSAHVCLEKSCAGSGCWHQCLLDARRMLADRFGIEHATLQLEPPEFHRQERSLHH
- a CDS encoding glycosyltransferase family 4 protein — protein: MSNGILRENLHNVGFVSTRFAGTDGVSLETQKWSSVLEEMGLERYYLAGEIDTSEDNSMLVELASFKHPDIVDINQQCFGVSSRPRTLTQKIHRIKMQLKDALYDFIQKYDIQLLIAENSLTIPLNIPLGIALTEIISETGIKTIAHHHDFFWERKRFLVNAIWDYLNMAFPPHLNGMQHVVINSSGGNQLALRTGASSMLVPNVMDYETPPRPPDGYAENIRTELGIADDEIFILQPTRIVQRKGIEHAIKLTSRLGEKAKLVISHDSGDEGHDYEDRVLAYARSLDVDVILAADKINHERGSTTDGRKIYDLHDLYRYADLITFPSSFEGFGNAFLESLYYKKPLLVNNYSVYYFDIRTKGFRTIEIDDFITDETVAYTRKVLSDQNMREKMVEHNYDLAKRYFSYKILRVKLRAAIRNLFGEAAD